In Halobaculum limi, one DNA window encodes the following:
- the lysX gene encoding lysine biosynthesis protein LysX, with protein MKFGLLYSRIRKDEKLLLAELRERGHEVVKIDVRKQQFGLDATSADVTDCDLVIDRCLATSRSLYATRFLAHYGVPVVNAPETAAVCADKVKNSLALESAGVPTPATTVAFTKETAMDAIEEFGYPCVVKPVVGSWGRLMAKLDSETAAEAILEHKATLGHYEHKVFYVQEYVEKPGRDIRVLACDGEPVAAMTRSSDHWLTNAAKGGETADFALDDEAKELVQTASDAVGGGLLGVDLMETADGEYTVHEVNHTVEFKALNEATDVDVPAAVVDWLELKADVANDAVMTA; from the coding sequence ATGAAGTTCGGGCTGCTCTACTCACGGATCCGGAAAGACGAGAAACTGCTCCTCGCGGAGTTGCGCGAGCGCGGCCACGAGGTCGTCAAGATCGACGTTCGCAAACAGCAGTTCGGCCTCGACGCGACCAGCGCGGACGTGACCGACTGCGACCTCGTGATCGACCGCTGTCTCGCCACCTCGCGCTCGCTGTACGCGACGCGCTTCCTCGCGCACTACGGCGTCCCCGTCGTCAACGCCCCGGAGACGGCCGCGGTGTGTGCGGACAAGGTGAAGAACAGTCTCGCGCTGGAGTCGGCGGGCGTGCCGACGCCCGCAACGACGGTCGCGTTCACGAAGGAGACCGCGATGGACGCCATCGAGGAGTTCGGCTACCCCTGCGTGGTCAAGCCGGTCGTCGGCTCGTGGGGTCGCCTGATGGCGAAACTCGACTCCGAGACGGCCGCCGAAGCGATTCTGGAGCACAAGGCGACGCTCGGCCACTACGAGCACAAGGTGTTCTACGTGCAGGAGTACGTCGAGAAGCCCGGCCGCGACATCCGCGTGCTGGCGTGTGACGGCGAACCCGTCGCCGCGATGACGCGCTCTTCGGACCACTGGCTCACCAACGCCGCGAAGGGCGGCGAGACGGCCGACTTCGCGCTCGACGACGAGGCGAAGGAGTTGGTGCAGACCGCGAGCGACGCCGTCGGCGGCGGCCTCCTCGGCGTCGACCTGATGGAGACTGCAGACGGCGAGTACACCGTCCACGAAGTGAACCACACCGTCGAGTTCAAGGCGCTGAACGAGGCGACCGACGTCGATGTGCCTGCGGCGGTCGTCGACTGGCTGGAACTGAAGGCTGACGTGGCGAACGACGCCGTGATGACAGCGTGA
- a CDS encoding argininosuccinate synthase — MTKRVALAFSGGLDTTVCVPLLEEEYGYDEVVGVTVDVGQPSEEFDEAEETAEALDLEHYVVDAKQEFAELCLDSVRANATYQGYPLGTALARPVIAEAILGVAEEHDCDALAHGCTGKGNDQLRFETVWRASDKEVIAPVRELGLTREWEIEYADEKDLPVEGGNEGAWSIDTNLWSRSVEGDDLEDPTYVPPEDIYDWTTTPGDVDGEELVDIEFAGGHPVALNGEELDAVTLIEELNDLAGAYGVGRTDMMEDRMLGLKVRENYEHPAATVLLTAHEALEQLVFTKSERDFKQQIDDQWAQQGYKGLVDTPLMSSLEGYLDAGQEKVTGTVTVKLQGGQCRPVARDSAYGVYSESAASFNTETVDGIEQADATGVAKYHGFQERLANKILASVKESEETDSEDEDGEKLKADGGEVAE, encoded by the coding sequence ATGACAAAACGCGTTGCGCTCGCATTCAGCGGTGGACTCGACACCACAGTGTGTGTTCCGTTGCTCGAAGAGGAGTACGGCTACGACGAAGTCGTCGGCGTCACCGTCGACGTGGGACAGCCGAGCGAGGAGTTCGACGAGGCCGAGGAGACCGCGGAGGCACTCGACTTGGAACACTACGTCGTCGACGCGAAACAGGAGTTCGCGGAGTTGTGTCTCGACTCCGTCCGCGCGAACGCCACCTATCAGGGGTATCCGCTCGGGACGGCGCTGGCACGCCCGGTCATCGCGGAAGCCATCCTCGGCGTCGCCGAGGAACACGACTGTGACGCGCTCGCGCACGGGTGTACGGGCAAAGGTAACGACCAACTCCGCTTCGAGACCGTGTGGCGCGCCTCCGACAAGGAGGTCATCGCCCCCGTCCGCGAACTCGGCCTCACCCGCGAGTGGGAGATCGAGTACGCCGACGAGAAGGACCTCCCCGTCGAGGGCGGCAACGAGGGCGCGTGGTCTATCGACACGAACCTCTGGTCGCGTTCCGTCGAGGGCGACGACCTCGAAGACCCCACCTACGTCCCGCCGGAGGACATCTACGACTGGACGACGACGCCCGGCGACGTCGACGGCGAGGAACTCGTCGACATCGAGTTCGCGGGCGGCCATCCGGTCGCGCTGAACGGCGAGGAACTCGACGCAGTGACGCTCATCGAGGAACTGAACGACCTCGCGGGCGCGTACGGCGTCGGCCGCACCGATATGATGGAAGACCGGATGCTCGGCCTGAAAGTGCGCGAGAACTACGAGCACCCCGCGGCGACCGTCCTCCTCACCGCCCACGAGGCGCTCGAACAACTCGTGTTCACGAAGTCCGAGCGCGACTTCAAACAGCAGATCGACGACCAGTGGGCCCAGCAGGGGTACAAGGGTCTCGTCGACACGCCGCTGATGTCTTCGCTGGAGGGCTACCTCGACGCCGGGCAGGAGAAGGTGACGGGGACGGTGACGGTGAAACTCCAGGGCGGGCAGTGCCGCCCGGTCGCCCGCGACTCCGCGTACGGCGTCTACTCGGAGTCGGCCGCCTCGTTCAACACCGAGACGGTCGACGGCATCGAACAGGCCGACGCGACGGGCGTGGCGAAGTACCACGGCTTCCAAGAGCGTCTCGCCAACAAGATTCTCGCGAGCGTGAAGGAGAGCGAGGAGACGGACTCCGAGGACGAAGACGGCGAGAAACTGAAAGCAGATGGTGGCGAGGTCGCAGAGTAG
- a CDS encoding uroporphyrinogen-III synthase, which produces MSDRPRVAVFRPDDERLTEAVETLGSLGVDAVADPMLAVEPTGTVPQAADWIVFTSKTGVELATQAGWSPANPDGHDPALACIGPATADAARTAGWTVDLVPSEYSSTGLVAAFDAVGVDGVGVEVARSDHGSEVLLDGLRDAGASVHETVLYELVRPPESGHSAEAAADGDLAGACFTSSLTVDHFLDAAADRGVREAAVAGLNDAVVGCIGHPTRETAEDHGVDVDVVPGEASFESLAAAVVAELND; this is translated from the coding sequence ATGAGCGACCGCCCGCGCGTGGCGGTGTTCCGCCCGGACGACGAGCGACTGACCGAGGCGGTCGAGACGCTCGGATCGCTCGGCGTCGACGCCGTCGCCGACCCGATGCTCGCGGTCGAACCCACGGGCACGGTGCCGCAGGCGGCCGACTGGATCGTATTCACGTCCAAGACCGGCGTCGAACTCGCGACGCAGGCCGGGTGGTCGCCCGCAAACCCCGACGGCCACGACCCTGCGCTCGCGTGTATTGGTCCCGCGACCGCCGACGCGGCGCGGACGGCCGGGTGGACGGTCGACCTGGTCCCCAGCGAGTACTCCTCGACGGGGCTGGTGGCGGCGTTCGATGCCGTCGGCGTCGACGGCGTGGGCGTGGAGGTAGCCCGATCTGACCACGGGAGCGAGGTACTCCTCGACGGCCTGCGCGACGCTGGCGCGAGCGTCCACGAGACGGTCCTGTACGAACTCGTCAGACCTCCCGAGAGCGGCCACTCCGCTGAGGCCGCCGCCGACGGCGACCTCGCCGGCGCGTGTTTCACCTCGTCGCTGACGGTCGATCACTTCCTCGACGCCGCCGCCGACCGCGGCGTGCGCGAGGCGGCGGTAGCGGGCCTGAACGACGCGGTCGTCGGCTGTATCGGTCATCCGACCCGCGAGACCGCCGAGGACCACGGCGTCGACGTGGACGTGGTGCCCGGCGAGGCGTCGTTCGAGTCGCTCGCGGCGGCGGTCGTCGCAGAACTGAACGACTGA
- the argC gene encoding N-acetyl-gamma-glutamyl-phosphate reductase, translating to MTLTASVVGASGFAGGELCRLITGHPDLELAQATSREYENKTLGYVHPNLRGVDLRFSSPEDLESVDVLFASTPHGVSMEHIDTFRETAGTVVDLSADFRLNDEDDYDEWYDGHVAPEHLADAAYALPELGREKLEGADLIASGGCNATATMLALKPLVDSGVITPDDRVVADLKVGSSEGGAGGGAASSHPERSGVVRPYAPTGHRHEAEIQQELGLSLSFTVHAVDMTRGAAATCHAFPADRVTTGDLWGAYREAYDDEPFVRLVAGGGGVYRYPEPKAVAGTNYAEVGFELDPANGRVVAFSAIDNVMKGAAGQAVHAANIALEFEETAGLDFQGLHPVGSP from the coding sequence GTGACGCTCACCGCATCTGTCGTCGGTGCGTCTGGCTTCGCGGGCGGCGAACTGTGCCGTCTCATCACGGGCCATCCCGACCTCGAACTGGCGCAGGCGACGAGCCGCGAGTACGAGAACAAGACGCTCGGCTACGTCCACCCGAACCTCCGCGGGGTCGACCTGCGCTTCTCCTCGCCGGAGGATCTGGAGTCGGTGGACGTGCTGTTCGCGTCGACGCCCCACGGCGTCTCGATGGAGCACATCGACACGTTCCGCGAGACGGCGGGCACCGTGGTCGACCTCTCGGCGGACTTCCGCCTGAACGACGAAGACGACTACGACGAGTGGTACGACGGCCACGTCGCACCCGAACACCTCGCAGACGCCGCGTACGCGCTGCCCGAACTCGGGCGCGAGAAGTTGGAGGGCGCGGATCTGATCGCCTCCGGCGGCTGTAACGCGACCGCGACGATGCTGGCGCTGAAGCCGCTGGTCGACTCGGGCGTCATCACGCCCGACGACCGCGTCGTCGCGGACTTGAAGGTCGGCTCCTCGGAGGGTGGCGCGGGCGGCGGTGCCGCCTCCAGCCACCCCGAGCGCTCGGGCGTCGTCCGTCCGTACGCGCCGACGGGCCACCGCCACGAGGCGGAGATCCAACAGGAACTGGGTCTGTCGCTGTCGTTCACCGTCCACGCGGTGGATATGACGCGCGGCGCGGCCGCGACGTGTCACGCCTTCCCCGCCGACCGCGTTACCACGGGCGACCTGTGGGGCGCGTATCGGGAGGCGTACGACGACGAACCGTTCGTCCGCCTCGTCGCGGGCGGCGGCGGCGTGTATCGCTACCCCGAACCGAAGGCCGTTGCCGGGACGAACTACGCGGAGGTTGGATTCGAACTCGACCCCGCGAACGGTCGCGTGGTCGCCTTCTCGGCCATCGACAACGTGATGAAAGGCGCGGCTGGGCAGGCGGTCCACGCCGCAAACATCGCGCTCGAGTTCGAGGAGACGGCCGGCCTCGACTTCCAGGGGCTCCACCCCGTGGGGTCGCCGTGA
- a CDS encoding ammonium transporter, with protein MWVLVVTFLIFFMHAGFAMLEAGQVRSKNVANQLTKNLLTWSVGVTVFFLVGAGVSALVGAYTSGGSISLAEAFGVLTTSATTDWVGWLFGAVFAMTAATIVSGAVAGRMKLRAYVSYTVLIAAVIYPVVTGLTWGGGLLYDLGFTDFAGGMIVHGMGGIAGLTAAYFVGPRIGRYNDDGSVNVIPGHSLPFAVLGTLVLAFGWYGFNVGTAASVFAVENGELTLGAFSYVGRVALTTTLGMAAGAIGASAVSLYKTGKVDTLYVANGLLAGLVGITSNTDLITWIGAIVIGLLAGAQLPIVFEFVEKRLKIDDVCAVFPVHGSAGVLGALLLPFFVVDGFTVGLLVSQVIGVVVIAAWTIAATAVVFGAIKAMGEIRVTRDHEIEGLDASEHGVDTYPEFGRPDTAADGGFVERDGIVRPDGGVANDGGIKMITAFIRPDKLSAVKTGLAEVGAPSLTVTNVSGRGSQPAKKGQWRGEEYTVDLHQKVKLECVVADIPAEDVAEAIRDAAQTGEKGDGKVFIMPVEQAYQIRTGEVGREAV; from the coding sequence ATGTGGGTGCTCGTGGTCACCTTCCTCATCTTCTTCATGCACGCCGGCTTCGCGATGCTGGAAGCGGGGCAGGTGCGCTCGAAGAACGTCGCCAACCAGTTGACCAAGAACCTCCTGACGTGGAGTGTCGGTGTAACGGTGTTCTTCCTCGTCGGCGCAGGCGTCTCCGCGCTCGTCGGCGCGTACACCAGCGGTGGAAGTATCTCGCTCGCTGAGGCGTTCGGCGTCTTGACGACGAGTGCCACTACTGACTGGGTCGGCTGGCTGTTCGGTGCTGTGTTCGCCATGACGGCGGCGACCATCGTTTCCGGCGCAGTTGCTGGACGGATGAAACTCCGTGCATACGTGAGTTACACCGTTCTGATCGCGGCAGTCATCTACCCGGTCGTCACCGGCCTGACGTGGGGCGGAGGACTCCTCTACGACCTTGGCTTCACTGACTTCGCTGGCGGGATGATCGTCCACGGGATGGGCGGTATCGCGGGCCTGACGGCGGCGTACTTCGTCGGCCCGCGCATCGGGCGCTACAACGACGATGGGTCGGTCAACGTCATTCCCGGGCACTCGCTACCGTTCGCAGTGCTGGGTACGCTCGTGCTGGCGTTCGGCTGGTACGGTTTCAACGTCGGGACCGCGGCCTCCGTGTTCGCCGTCGAGAACGGCGAACTCACGCTCGGCGCGTTCTCCTACGTGGGTCGCGTCGCGCTGACCACTACCCTCGGAATGGCCGCCGGTGCCATCGGCGCCTCGGCTGTCTCGCTGTACAAGACCGGAAAGGTCGACACGCTGTACGTCGCGAACGGCTTGCTTGCGGGCCTCGTCGGTATCACCTCGAACACTGACCTCATCACTTGGATTGGTGCGATCGTCATCGGCCTGCTCGCCGGTGCACAGCTGCCCATCGTCTTCGAGTTCGTCGAGAAGCGCCTGAAGATCGACGACGTGTGTGCAGTCTTCCCGGTCCACGGCTCCGCAGGAGTGCTGGGCGCGTTGCTACTGCCGTTCTTCGTCGTCGACGGGTTCACCGTTGGCCTGCTCGTCTCACAGGTGATCGGTGTCGTCGTCATCGCCGCGTGGACCATCGCCGCGACCGCAGTCGTCTTCGGCGCGATCAAAGCGATGGGCGAGATTCGCGTCACCCGTGACCACGAGATCGAGGGCCTCGACGCCTCCGAACACGGCGTCGACACCTACCCCGAGTTCGGTCGCCCCGACACCGCCGCCGACGGCGGCTTCGTCGAGCGCGACGGCATCGTCCGCCCCGACGGCGGCGTCGCCAACGACGGCGGCATCAAGATGATCACGGCGTTCATCCGCCCCGACAAACTCTCCGCGGTCAAGACCGGCCTCGCCGAGGTCGGTGCACCATCGCTGACGGTCACGAACGTCTCCGGTCGCGGCAGCCAGCCCGCCAAGAAGGGCCAGTGGCGCGGCGAGGAGTACACCGTCGACCTCCACCAGAAGGTGAAACTGGAGTGCGTCGTCGCGGACATCCCCGCCGAGGACGTCGCGGAGGCGATCCGTGACGCCGCGCAGACGGGCGAGAAGGGCGACGGCAAGGTGTTCATTATGCCCGTCGAGCAGGCGTACCAGATCCGGACCGGCGAGGTGGGTCGCGAAGCGGTGTAA
- the cobA gene encoding uroporphyrinogen-III C-methyltransferase gives MSGDSDPAGTDPNDAVGTVYLVGSGPGDPELLTVKARRLLDEADVVLHDKLPGPEILGSIPAEKREDVGKRAGGERTSQEYTNDRLVELAREGNTVVRLKGGDPFVFGRGGEEAEHLAANGVPFEVVPGVTSPIAAPGVAGIPVTHRDHASSVSFVTGHEDPDKEESAVNWPALAETGGTIVVLMGVGKLPGYTQALLDAGMAPETPVALVERGTWPEMRVASGTLADIVDVRDDTGIEPPAITVIGEVAATRDTVAEFLRGRGDADATADLTAGSTADADGEGAE, from the coding sequence ATGTCGGGGGACAGCGACCCCGCAGGGACCGACCCGAACGACGCCGTCGGGACCGTCTACCTCGTCGGCTCCGGCCCCGGTGATCCCGAACTGCTCACCGTGAAAGCGAGGCGGTTGCTGGACGAGGCAGACGTCGTCCTCCACGACAAACTCCCCGGACCCGAGATACTCGGCTCCATCCCAGCCGAGAAGCGCGAGGACGTGGGCAAACGCGCGGGCGGCGAGCGCACGAGTCAGGAGTACACCAACGACCGCCTGGTGGAACTCGCGCGCGAGGGGAACACCGTCGTCCGCCTGAAGGGCGGCGACCCGTTCGTCTTCGGCCGCGGCGGCGAGGAGGCCGAACACCTCGCGGCCAACGGCGTCCCCTTTGAGGTCGTGCCGGGCGTCACCTCACCCATCGCCGCGCCGGGCGTCGCGGGCATCCCCGTCACCCACCGCGACCACGCCTCCTCCGTCTCATTTGTCACAGGTCACGAGGACCCCGACAAGGAGGAGTCGGCCGTGAACTGGCCGGCACTCGCGGAGACGGGCGGCACTATCGTCGTCCTGATGGGCGTCGGGAAGTTGCCGGGGTACACGCAGGCCCTGCTGGACGCGGGGATGGCTCCCGAGACGCCGGTCGCCCTCGTCGAACGCGGGACGTGGCCGGAGATGCGCGTCGCCTCGGGCACCCTCGCGGACATCGTCGACGTGCGCGACGACACCGGCATCGAACCGCCTGCCATCACTGTCATCGGTGAGGTGGCAGCCACGCGTGACACGGTGGCAGAGTTCCTCCGCGGGCGCGGTGACGCGGACGCGACCGCCGATCTAACTGCCGGTTCGACCGCCGACGCGGACGGGGAGGGAGCCGAATGA
- the argH gene encoding argininosuccinate lyase, whose protein sequence is MTDEDAHDGDGADPAETADAETVVRRDRFAGGPARGFLSSLAADERIFAADLAVDRAHTVMLAEQDIIADDEASEVLSGLAAVEDAGHAALPEGEDVHEAIESAVVDHVGPVGGKMHTARSRNDEVAACIRYRYREDLLDAAEATLALREALLETAADHADTVMPGFTHRQYAQPTTVGHFLSSYAGAVERDTERLLAAVERTNVSPLGGAAFAGTTFDVDRERTAELLGFDGVVENSTDAASARDFLVEGTAALANLTATLSGLSADLIEHAKDGYFDPSDDYASTSSIMPQKVNPDTLELARAVAGDVSGDLTGLLTTLKGLPRAYNRDLQRATPHAWDAVDDATEATEVVAGAVATGDWNADACAADAGAGFSTATGVADALASAGIPFRTAHEVVAAAAAAAPDDADAETLAANLDSATQEVLGESLYEYVSSAALDSALDPAGSVASRGSRGGPAPDAVAESVARMTETYDDHTAALDTRRDGLAAAEVALADAVDTYV, encoded by the coding sequence ATGACCGACGAGGATGCGCACGACGGCGACGGGGCTGACCCCGCGGAGACTGCGGACGCCGAGACGGTCGTCCGGCGCGACCGCTTCGCGGGCGGCCCCGCCCGTGGCTTTCTGTCGAGTCTCGCGGCCGACGAGCGCATCTTCGCCGCGGACCTGGCGGTCGACCGCGCGCACACGGTGATGCTCGCGGAGCAGGACATCATCGCAGACGATGAGGCGAGCGAAGTCCTGTCGGGCCTCGCCGCCGTCGAAGACGCCGGCCACGCCGCGCTTCCCGAGGGCGAGGACGTCCACGAGGCTATCGAGTCGGCCGTCGTCGACCACGTCGGCCCCGTTGGGGGGAAGATGCACACTGCCCGTTCGCGCAACGACGAGGTGGCCGCGTGCATCCGCTACCGCTACCGCGAAGACCTGTTGGACGCCGCTGAGGCGACGCTGGCGCTTCGGGAGGCGTTGCTTGAGACGGCCGCCGACCACGCCGACACGGTGATGCCGGGGTTCACCCACCGGCAGTACGCCCAACCGACGACGGTGGGCCACTTCCTGTCGTCGTACGCGGGTGCGGTCGAACGCGACACCGAGCGTCTGCTCGCGGCGGTCGAGCGTACGAACGTCTCGCCGCTGGGCGGCGCGGCGTTCGCAGGCACCACGTTCGACGTCGACCGCGAGCGTACGGCCGAGTTACTCGGCTTCGACGGCGTCGTCGAGAACTCGACCGACGCCGCCTCGGCCCGCGACTTCCTCGTCGAGGGAACCGCGGCGCTGGCGAACCTGACGGCGACGCTGTCGGGCCTGTCGGCCGACCTCATCGAACACGCGAAAGACGGCTACTTCGACCCCTCCGACGACTACGCGTCGACCTCGTCGATTATGCCACAGAAGGTGAACCCCGACACGCTCGAACTCGCTCGCGCGGTTGCGGGCGACGTGTCGGGTGATCTGACGGGTCTGCTGACGACGCTGAAGGGTCTACCGCGCGCGTACAACCGCGACCTCCAGCGTGCGACGCCGCACGCGTGGGACGCCGTCGACGACGCAACGGAGGCGACCGAAGTCGTCGCGGGCGCGGTCGCCACCGGTGACTGGAACGCCGACGCCTGCGCCGCCGACGCTGGCGCTGGCTTCTCGACTGCGACGGGCGTCGCGGACGCCCTCGCGTCGGCGGGCATCCCCTTCCGCACGGCCCACGAAGTCGTCGCGGCGGCGGCCGCGGCCGCACCAGACGACGCCGACGCAGAGACACTTGCCGCAAATCTTGACTCGGCCACACAAGAAGTACTTGGGGAGTCCCTCTACGAGTACGTGAGTAGCGCGGCCCTCGACTCGGCGCTTGACCCCGCCGGGAGCGTCGCCTCCCGTGGATCCCGTGGGGGGCCCGCCCCCGACGCGGTCGCCGAGTCGGTCGCGCGGATGACCGAGACGTACGACGACCATACGGCCGCCCTCGACACCCGCCGCGACGGCCTCGCGGCCGCCGAGGTGGCGTTGGCCGACGCGGTCGACACGTACGTCTGA
- the hemC gene encoding hydroxymethylbilane synthase, with product MTTGTLRLATRGSDLALRQAAGVQDEISTRRRDVELVEVETRGDRIDDELISRLGKTGAFVRALDQKVLAGEVDAAVHSLKDMPTEMPDDLVVAAVGERAPAGDVLVTRDGGDLADLPRGSVVGTSSLRRKAQVLAERPDLEVRPLRGNVDTRLQKLIAPDLQAEHERRVEAEADKKGNAAEFRETDAEFERSVEEWFDDLTEFQRGALEHDLDHEYDAIVLAEAGLRRSDLFYRDEYEVERLDRADHVPAPGQGAVAVTASDPDVIEVIRKAMDDEPTRVATSTERTVLAELGGGCIAPIGVNSLVQGEHVKTRVRVLSADGETEVSSTRDLPLRTYREAATEFADSLRSQGAAELIAAAKRAAGDADPGTADDADETADSTDDDTTEA from the coding sequence ATGACAACCGGGACGCTGCGGCTCGCCACCCGCGGCTCCGACCTCGCGCTTCGACAGGCGGCAGGCGTACAGGACGAAATCTCGACACGCCGCCGCGACGTCGAACTGGTCGAGGTGGAGACGCGCGGCGACCGCATCGACGACGAACTCATCAGTCGCCTCGGGAAGACGGGCGCGTTCGTGCGCGCCCTCGACCAGAAGGTCCTCGCCGGCGAGGTGGACGCCGCGGTCCACTCGCTGAAGGACATGCCCACCGAGATGCCCGACGACCTCGTCGTCGCGGCCGTCGGCGAACGCGCCCCCGCCGGCGACGTACTCGTGACCCGCGACGGCGGCGACCTCGCGGACCTCCCGCGCGGGTCGGTCGTCGGCACCTCCTCGCTCCGGCGGAAAGCGCAGGTGCTGGCCGAACGCCCGGACCTAGAGGTGCGACCGCTCCGCGGCAACGTCGACACGCGCCTCCAGAAACTCATCGCACCCGATCTGCAGGCGGAACACGAGCGCCGCGTCGAGGCGGAGGCCGACAAGAAGGGGAACGCGGCGGAGTTCCGAGAGACCGATGCCGAGTTCGAACGCAGCGTCGAGGAGTGGTTCGACGACCTCACCGAGTTCCAGCGCGGCGCACTCGAACACGATCTCGACCACGAGTACGACGCCATCGTCCTCGCGGAGGCGGGCCTCCGCCGGTCGGACCTGTTCTACCGCGACGAGTACGAAGTCGAGCGCCTCGACCGCGCAGACCACGTCCCTGCGCCAGGACAGGGTGCCGTCGCGGTCACCGCGAGCGACCCCGACGTGATCGAGGTCATCCGCAAGGCGATGGACGACGAACCGACCCGCGTCGCCACGAGCACGGAACGAACCGTCCTCGCGGAACTGGGCGGGGGCTGTATCGCTCCCATCGGCGTCAACTCGCTCGTCCAGGGCGAACATGTCAAGACTCGCGTGCGCGTGTTGTCCGCGGACGGCGAGACGGAAGTGAGTTCGACGCGCGACCTCCCGCTTCGAACCTACCGAGAGGCCGCCACCGAGTTCGCCGACTCGCTCCGCAGTCAGGGTGCGGCGGAACTCATCGCGGCCGCGAAGCGAGCGGCGGGCGATGCAGACCCCGGGACGGCCGACGACGCCGACGAGACGGCGGACTCGACCGACGACGACACGACGGAGGCGTAG
- the lysW gene encoding lysine biosynthesis protein LysW, with product MTEAECVECGGTVALHDDLEVGEIVDCETCGAELEVVDISPPVLDRAPELEEDWGE from the coding sequence ATGACCGAAGCCGAATGCGTCGAGTGTGGGGGTACGGTGGCCCTGCACGACGACCTGGAAGTCGGAGAGATCGTCGACTGTGAGACGTGCGGTGCCGAACTGGAAGTCGTCGACATCTCCCCGCCGGTCCTCGACCGAGCCCCCGAGCTCGAAGAGGACTGGGGGGAGTGA
- the hemL gene encoding glutamate-1-semialdehyde 2,1-aminomutase, producing the protein MNHERSRDLYDRALSVLAGGVNSSVRATRPYPFVIERGDGAHVVDADGNRYLDYVMGYGPLLYGHDAPEAVQSAVQRHTSQGPMYGGPTEIEIDHAEFVARHVPSVEMLRFVNSGTEATVSAVRLARAYTGRDKIVIMQGGYHGAQESTLVEAGDDPYHTHPSSPGIPENFAEHTIAVPFNDEDAIHEVFTEHGDDIAAVLTEPILANYGIVLPVDGYHETLRDLCDDYGSLLMFDEVITGFRVGGLQCAQGKYGVTPDVTTFGKIIGGGFPVGAIGGRAEIIEHFTPSGDVFQSGTFSGHPVTMAAGHEYLRYAAENDVYDHVNRLGDKLRSGIQEICKDQAPEYTVVGTDSMFKTVFTREAPDTFEGHCEGGCKQQESCPRFDTCPKTGADTAKAATERWERVFWQEMKEQGIWLTANQFESQFVSYAHTDEDIEETLEAYKEAL; encoded by the coding sequence ATGAATCACGAGCGTTCGCGGGACCTGTACGACCGCGCCCTCTCCGTGCTCGCGGGAGGCGTCAACTCCTCGGTTCGCGCGACTCGACCGTACCCGTTCGTCATCGAACGCGGCGACGGTGCACACGTCGTCGACGCCGACGGCAACCGCTACCTCGACTACGTGATGGGGTACGGCCCGCTCCTGTACGGCCACGACGCGCCCGAGGCTGTGCAGTCGGCAGTCCAGCGCCACACCAGCCAGGGGCCGATGTACGGCGGCCCCACCGAGATCGAGATCGACCACGCAGAGTTCGTCGCCCGCCACGTCCCCTCCGTCGAGATGCTCCGGTTCGTCAACTCCGGCACCGAAGCCACCGTCTCGGCGGTGCGCCTCGCCCGCGCGTACACGGGGCGTGACAAGATCGTGATTATGCAGGGCGGCTACCACGGCGCGCAGGAGTCGACGCTCGTCGAGGCCGGCGACGACCCCTACCACACGCACCCCTCCTCGCCGGGCATCCCCGAGAACTTCGCCGAGCACACCATCGCCGTTCCGTTCAACGACGAGGACGCCATCCACGAGGTGTTCACCGAACACGGCGACGACATCGCCGCGGTGTTGACCGAACCGATCCTCGCCAACTACGGCATCGTCCTCCCGGTCGACGGCTACCACGAGACGCTGCGCGATCTGTGTGACGACTACGGATCGCTGCTGATGTTCGACGAGGTGATCACCGGCTTCCGCGTCGGCGGTCTCCAGTGTGCTCAAGGGAAGTACGGCGTCACGCCCGACGTGACGACGTTCGGCAAGATCATCGGCGGCGGCTTCCCAGTCGGCGCAATCGGCGGCCGCGCGGAGATTATCGAGCACTTCACGCCCAGCGGCGACGTGTTCCAGTCGGGCACTTTCTCGGGCCACCCGGTGACGATGGCTGCCGGCCACGAGTACCTTCGATACGCCGCCGAGAACGACGTGTACGACCACGTCAATCGCCTCGGGGACAAACTCCGATCGGGGATTCAGGAGATCTGTAAGGACCAAGCGCCCGAGTACACCGTCGTCGGCACCGACTCGATGTTCAAGACGGTGTTCACCCGCGAGGCCCCGGACACGTTCGAGGGGCACTGCGAGGGTGGCTGTAAGCAGCAAGAGTCGTGCCCGCGGTTCGACACCTGCCCGAAGACCGGTGCAGACACCGCGAAGGCGGCGACCGAGCGGTGGGAGCGCGTGTTCTGGCAGGAGATGAAAGAGCAGGGGATCTGGCTCACCGCCAACCAGTTCGAGTCGCAGTTCGTCTCCTACGCCCACACCGACGAAGACATCGAGGAGACGCTGGAAGCCTACAAGGAAGCGCTGTAG